One genomic region from Salvelinus sp. IW2-2015 linkage group LG24, ASM291031v2, whole genome shotgun sequence encodes:
- the LOC111951304 gene encoding uncharacterized protein, producing MKDTHTLLNLLLLFVYLAGSAVTTDGVKDSPNGPLELTILGPDFVTVGVPCSFDCSAQCSPSCSYRMSIDGQIGQGNEVFFTARQWEESLNLTCTARNDDSGRYSTVTRILQVLAGPSNVLITGPDLMTPGAPQSFKCNADCRPSCXYIWGIKGRWPGGQGNEITVTPEELATSATLNCKAINSVSGLYAMATRTIPVTSGPSEVHIIGPDSVAVGFKSKFRCTAKCIPACDYWWTXDGHTVYGSEMEMXVERHVKSEKIKCHAQNTVSKNFDLVTKTVRVEDDGKSMATQAKQTIDLLLFAFTLSLYTVISP from the exons AtgaaggacacacacaccctgctcaaTCTGCTTCTGCTGTTTGTGTACCTTGCAG GATCAGCTGTGACCACTGATGGAGTGAAGGACAGTCCCA ATGGTCCCTTGGAACTAACCATTTTGGGAcctgactttgtgactgtgggcGTGCCATGCAGTTTTGACTGTTCCGCCCAGTGCTCTCCCTCCTGTAGCTACAGAATGAGTATCGACGGGCAGATTGGGCAGGGGAACGAAGTGTTCTTCACAGCTCGCCAATGGGAGGAGTCCCTAAACCTCACATGCACTGCAAGGAATGATGACTCTGGGAGGTACTCTACAGTAACAAGGATACTGCAGGTTTTAG CTGGACCAAGCAACGTATTGATCACAGGCCCTGACTTGATGACCCCAGGGGCCCCACAAAGCTTCAAGTGTAACGCCGACTGTCGTCCCTCCTGCAMCTACATCTGGGGGATAAAGGGCCGATGGCCTGGGGGACAGGGGAACGAGATTACCGTAACTCCCGAAGAGTTGGCCACTTCTGCTACCCTGAACTGCAAGGCCATCAACAGTGTGTCTGGGCTCTATGCCATGGCAACCAGGACCATACCTGTGACAT CTGGTCCATCAGAGGTCCACATCATAGGCCCAGACTCTGTTGCAGTCGGCTTCAAGTCCAAGTTTCGGTGCACTGCCAAATGCATTCCTGCTTGTGACTACTGGTGGACCRTTGATGGTCACACTGTTTATGGCAGTGAGATGGAGATGASGGTTGAGCGACATGTAAAGTCAGAGAAGATTAAGTGCCACGCTCAGAATACGGTCTCAAAGAATTTTGACTTGGTAACCAAGACCGTACGGGTGGAAG ATGATGGAAAATCCATGGCCACACAGGCTAAACAGACTATAGACCTGCTTCTGTTTGCCTTTACACTCTCACTCTACACTGTAATATCACCATGA
- the LOC111951465 gene encoding cell adhesion molecule CEACAM5-like has translation MVLLCTFSLPLLLTCLAGTLASEREQGRTSEETTPYGPSYVKISGVNTVTVEVPYGFQCSANCFPACTFTWARGGLTTQGPELNLQLKEQVPPQVLICMAINPTTGKSVTVSKTVNVTSGPSNIKISGPDILSSGVTSNFSCSADCYPSCSYTWTISSEAQSTVTTKYGQTISVTPDSWEIAEELICDAQDTVSLLYISTYVTPYVARGPGAILIXGASSVTVGDTYNFVCFVDCTPSCNFTWTFNGKIFNGDEIQLPIFHKGDKPMVGSKLVVTVDEYRHNEVLTCEAKNVASGVTAVSSKILSVTDPISVQPVSQDKPLAHQPFSLQCVGSQNPASILWLKNXLPXAVSGRVSLSPNNITMSFSPLLQSDGGLYQCIVSQGGAPIKGXGYQLNVNYGPLQAVIIHSGKGPVGKVLYLLPGSKTALQCSALCYPTCTYTWIYKGRLAEMNASFSLTPETTMDGGPLSCVAYNSVTNDNSTANXSVVLLDGPSNVTISGPGALEVGVKASFKCIAQCSPSCSYTWSVYGRTMHGSVVDITINRYVATESFSCEAHNTITGKTVTANETLSVTDSHWCGC, from the exons ATGGTTCTCCTCTGCACATTTAGTCTGCCTCTGCTGCTCACCTGCCTGGCAG GAACACTtgccagtgagagagagcagggcaggACATCGGAGGAAACCACACCAT ATGGGCCGTCCTATGTGAAGATCAGTGGGGTGAACACAGTGACGGTGGAGgttccctatggcttccagtGCTCAGCCAATTGTTTCCCAGCCTGCACCTTCACCTGGGCCAGAGGAGGGCTCACCACCCAGGGCCCAGAGCTCAACCTCCAGCTGAAGGAGCAGGTTCCTCCACAGGTCCTGATCTGTATGGCTATAAACCCCACCACTGGGAAGTCAGTGACGGTCAGCAAAACAGTCAACGTGACGT ctGGACCGTCCAATATAAAGATCTCAGGTCCTGATATACTGTCCAGTGGAGTGACGTCCAACTTTTCCTGCTCTGCTGATTGCTACCCGTCCTGCTCCTACACCTGGACAATTAGTTCTGAAGCACAAAGCACAGTGACCACCAAATATGGTCAAACCATCTCTGTCACACCTGACTCCTGGGAGATTGCAGAGGAATTGATCTGTGATGCTCAGGACACTGTCTCACTCCTCTACATCTCAACCTATGTCACACCTTACGTGGCCC GTGGACCGGGGGCCATTTTGATCAYGGGTGCCAGCTCAGTGACAGTAGGAGACACTTACAACTTTGTGTGCTTTGTTGACTGCACCCCCTCCTGTAACTTTACCTGGACATTCAATGGAAAGATCTTCAATGGCGACGAGATCCAGTTGCCCATCTTCCATAAGGGCGATAAGCCCATGGTTGGCAGTAAACTGGTGGTTACTGTTGATGAGTACAGGCACAATGAGGTACTGACGTGTGAGGCCAAGAATGTTGCCTCAGGGGTCACTGCTGTTAGCAGCAAGATCCTGAGCGTCACTG ATCCAATCTCTGTACAGCCGGTGTCCCAGGACAAGCCCTTGGCACACCAGCCCTTCTCACTGCAGTGTGTGGGCTCTCAGAATCCAGCCTCCATTTTGTGGTTAAAAAATGKCCTCCCTRTRGCTGTGTCCGGCAGGGTCAGTCTCTCCCCCAACAACATCACTATGTCTTTTAGTCCTCTGCTCCAGTCTGATGGTGGGCTGTACCAATGCATCGTWTCTCAGGGGGGAGCACCCATCAAAGGGSTTGGGTACCAACTGAATGTAAATT ATGGACCACTTCAAGCTGTTATCATCCACTCTGGCAAAGGCCCAGTAGGTAAAGTCCTGTATCTCCTGCCTGGATCAAAGACAGCCCTTCAGTGTTCGGCCCTGTGCTACCCCACCTGTACCTACACCTGGATATACAAGGGGAGGCTGGCAGAGATGAACGCCTCCTTCTCCCTCACACCTGAGACCACCATGGACGGAGGACCCCTCAGCTGTGTGGCTTACAACTCAGTGACCAATGACAACAGCACTGCCAATAYCTCAGTTGTGTTACTTG ATGGACCATCTAACGTGACCATCTCAGGACCAGGTGCCCTAGAGGTAGGGGTCAAGGCCAGCTTCAAGTGTATTGCCCAGTGCTCTCCCTCTTGCAGCTACACCTGGAGTGTATATGGTCGGACCATGCACGGCAGCGTGGTCGATATAACCATCAACCGTTACGTGGCCACTGAGTCTTTCAGCTGCGAGGCACACAACACGATCACCGGGAAGACAGTCACAGCCAATGAGACACTCAGTGTCACAG ATTCTCACTGGTGTGGATGTTGA
- the LOC111951464 gene encoding RNA polymerase II-associated protein 3 isoform X3 — translation MSENKSIELQLQMRQNAEDLHNFMKDLDSWETDIKRKDEQLRTGSVGESQKSVPPVRNKGYKKKREKKKASDNNAKTEPKQARRIKSHDYQSWDKFDVDKVLESMDKEDSAAESNDSESEDSGVPATDQDKVLAEKEKGSQLFKEGKYDDAIECYTRGMGADPYNPVLPTNRAACFFRLKKFAVAESDCNLSIALDSNYFKAFARRGASRFALQNYESALEDYVMVLKLDPGNLEAQNEVMKCKEVIAKLGGKAESPEAAVDVKQQQLMEEQQRRQEAVVQKDRGNAYFKEGKYEAAVEYYTKGMKADSTNVLLPANRAMAYLKLQRYKEAEEDGSKAIALDGTYSKAFARRGTARAALGLLKQAKEDFEEVLKLEPGNKQAFHEMKKIAIDMGTSGLLATEEHAQRRTVQPINKPPHLQSTKPLSRVDIEEVCGKILVQEESSAVLTSTTAPRVRPQKTTSIADTXREGQASPPSTSPSAKILKIEETSNVPSHSPVKGPEGYAVRAQTQQHREATVSEPTEPPATPSTELVPPAPTNSFQLEADLRKIGNGPEVIYKYLKQIQPQAYAKIFQSSLEPDMLNQILRTLQSFYIKNEEPPVMLEILRNLAGVRRFDMAVMFMSNAEKKVLQELFDFLRQAGLEDASVGALQXKYGV, via the exons ATGTCTGAAAACAAATCCATTGAACTCCAACTGCAAATGCGACAAAATGCAGAGGACCTGCATAACTTCATGAAAGATCTTGACAGCTGGGAAACTGACATAAAGAGGAAGGATGAGCAACTAAGAACTGGGAGCGTTGGCGAGTCTCAA AAAAGCGTCCCACCAGTGCGAAACAAGGGCTACaaaaagaagagggagaaaaagaaggCATCAGACAACAATGCAAAGACTGAACCAAAACAAGCACGCAGGATAAAGTCTCATGACTATCAGTCATGGGACAAATTTGATGTG GACAAGGTATTGGAGTCCATGGATAAAGAGGACAGTGCTGCTGAGTCCAATGACTCTGAGTCTGAGGATTCTGGGGTTCCGGCTACTGACCAAGACAAGGTGCTTGCTGAGAAGGAGAAA GGTAGTCAGCTGTTCAAAGAAGGGAAGTATGATGATGCCATTGAGTGTTACACCAGAGGCATGGGTGCAGACCCTTATAACCCCGTTCTGCCTACAAACCGAGCTGCCTGCTTCTTCAGACTCAAAAA GTTTGCTGTTGCCGAGTCTGACTGCAACTTGTCCATCGCTCTGGACAGTAACTACTTCAAAGCATTTGCACGAAGAGGAGCGTCTCGATTCGCCCTGCAAAATTATGAATCTGCCCTAGAAG ATTATGTAATGGTTCTCAAGCTGGATCCTGGAAACCTGGAGGCACAGAATGAAGTGATGAAATGCAAAGAG GTCATTGCTAAACTGGGTGGAAAGGCAGAAAGCCCAGAGGCTGCGGTGGATGTCAAGCAACAGCAGCTCATGGAGGAacagcagaggagacaggaggcgGTGGTGCAGAAAGACAGG GGGAATGCATACTTCAAAGAGGGGAAGTATGAGGCAGCAGTAGAGTACTACACCAAGGGCATGAAAGCGGACAGCACCAACGTCCTCCTGCCTGCCAACCGGGCCATGGCTTACTTAAAGCTGCAGAG ATATAAAGAGGCTGAGGAGGACGGCAGTAAAGCAATAGCCCTGGATGGCACCTATTCAAAGGCCTTTGCCCGCAGAGGGACAGCCAGGGCTGCTCTGGGACTGCTCAAACAAGCTAAAGAAG ATTTTGAGGAGGTCCTGAAGCTGGAACCAGGAAACAAGCAGGCATTTCATGAGATGAAGAAGATTGCAATT GACATGGGCACCAGTGGTCTGCTGGCAACAGAAGAGCATGCACAGCGGAGAACAGTACAGCCAATTAACAAACCACCTCACCTGCAGTCAACC AAGCCATTGAGTAGAGTGGACATTGAAGAGGTTTGTGGAAAGATCCTGGTCCAGGAGGAGTCCTCGGCTGTGTTGACTTCAACCACAGCCCCCCGTGTTAGGCCCCAGAAGACCACCTCCATTGCAGACACCKTGAGAGAGGGTCAGGCCTcacccccctctacctcccccaGTGCTAAGATCCTGAAGATTGAAGAAACATCAAACGTCCCCTCACATTCCCCTGTCAA AGGGCCTGAGGGGTATGCTGTGAGAGCACAGACACAGCAGCACAGGGAGGCAACTGTCAGTGAACCAACAGAACCGCCTGCTACACCCTCAACTGAGCTCGTACCTCCTGCCCCCACCAACAGCTTCCAGCTAGAGGCAGACCTAAGGAAGATTGGAAATGGCCCTGAAGTTATCTACAAGTATTTGAAG cAAATCCAGCCTCAGGCTTACGCAAAGATCTTCCAGAGCTCTCTTGAACCAGACATGCTCAATCAGATTCTAAGGACGTTACAAAGCTTCTACATCAA GAATGAAGAGCCACCTGTCATGCTGGAGATCCTCAGGAATCTGGCCGGTGTGAGGCGGTTCGACATGGCTGTCATGTTCATGTCCAACGCTGAGAAGAAAG TTCTACAAGAATTGTTTGACTTTCTTCGTCAAGCTGGACTTGAGGACGCTTCAGTAGGAGCCCTGCAAAAKAAGTATGGAGTGTGA
- the LOC111951464 gene encoding RNA polymerase II-associated protein 3 isoform X4: MDKEDSAAESNDSESEDSGVPATDQDKVLAEKEKGSQLFKEGKYDDAIECYTRGMGADPYNPVLPTNRAACFFRLKKFAVAESDCNLSIALDSNYFKAFARRGASRFALQNYESALEDYVMVLKLDPGNLEAQNEVMKCKEVIAKLGGKAESPEAAVDVKQQQLMEEQQRRQEAVVQKDRGNAYFKEGKYEAAVEYYTKGMKADSTNVLLPANRAMAYLKLQRYKEAEEDGSKAIALDGTYSKAFARRGTARAALGLLKQAKEDFEEVLKLEPGNKQAFHEMKKIAIDMGTSGLLATEEHAQRRTVQPINKPPHLQSTKPLSRVDIEEVCGKILVQEESSAVLTSTTAPRVRPQKTTSIADTXREGQASPPSTSPSAKILKIEETSNVPSHSPVKGPEGYAVRAQTQQHREATVSEPTEPPATPSTELVPPAPTNSFQLEADLRKIGNGPEVIYKYLKQIQPQAYAKIFQSSLEPDMLNQILRTLQSFYIKNEEPPVMLEILRNLAGVRRFDMAVMFMSNAEKKVLQELFDFLRQAGLEDASVGALQXKYGV, translated from the exons ATGGATAAAGAGGACAGTGCTGCTGAGTCCAATGACTCTGAGTCTGAGGATTCTGGGGTTCCGGCTACTGACCAAGACAAGGTGCTTGCTGAGAAGGAGAAA GGTAGTCAGCTGTTCAAAGAAGGGAAGTATGATGATGCCATTGAGTGTTACACCAGAGGCATGGGTGCAGACCCTTATAACCCCGTTCTGCCTACAAACCGAGCTGCCTGCTTCTTCAGACTCAAAAA GTTTGCTGTTGCCGAGTCTGACTGCAACTTGTCCATCGCTCTGGACAGTAACTACTTCAAAGCATTTGCACGAAGAGGAGCGTCTCGATTCGCCCTGCAAAATTATGAATCTGCCCTAGAAG ATTATGTAATGGTTCTCAAGCTGGATCCTGGAAACCTGGAGGCACAGAATGAAGTGATGAAATGCAAAGAG GTCATTGCTAAACTGGGTGGAAAGGCAGAAAGCCCAGAGGCTGCGGTGGATGTCAAGCAACAGCAGCTCATGGAGGAacagcagaggagacaggaggcgGTGGTGCAGAAAGACAGG GGGAATGCATACTTCAAAGAGGGGAAGTATGAGGCAGCAGTAGAGTACTACACCAAGGGCATGAAAGCGGACAGCACCAACGTCCTCCTGCCTGCCAACCGGGCCATGGCTTACTTAAAGCTGCAGAG ATATAAAGAGGCTGAGGAGGACGGCAGTAAAGCAATAGCCCTGGATGGCACCTATTCAAAGGCCTTTGCCCGCAGAGGGACAGCCAGGGCTGCTCTGGGACTGCTCAAACAAGCTAAAGAAG ATTTTGAGGAGGTCCTGAAGCTGGAACCAGGAAACAAGCAGGCATTTCATGAGATGAAGAAGATTGCAATT GACATGGGCACCAGTGGTCTGCTGGCAACAGAAGAGCATGCACAGCGGAGAACAGTACAGCCAATTAACAAACCACCTCACCTGCAGTCAACC AAGCCATTGAGTAGAGTGGACATTGAAGAGGTTTGTGGAAAGATCCTGGTCCAGGAGGAGTCCTCGGCTGTGTTGACTTCAACCACAGCCCCCCGTGTTAGGCCCCAGAAGACCACCTCCATTGCAGACACCKTGAGAGAGGGTCAGGCCTcacccccctctacctcccccaGTGCTAAGATCCTGAAGATTGAAGAAACATCAAACGTCCCCTCACATTCCCCTGTCAA AGGGCCTGAGGGGTATGCTGTGAGAGCACAGACACAGCAGCACAGGGAGGCAACTGTCAGTGAACCAACAGAACCGCCTGCTACACCCTCAACTGAGCTCGTACCTCCTGCCCCCACCAACAGCTTCCAGCTAGAGGCAGACCTAAGGAAGATTGGAAATGGCCCTGAAGTTATCTACAAGTATTTGAAG cAAATCCAGCCTCAGGCTTACGCAAAGATCTTCCAGAGCTCTCTTGAACCAGACATGCTCAATCAGATTCTAAGGACGTTACAAAGCTTCTACATCAA GAATGAAGAGCCACCTGTCATGCTGGAGATCCTCAGGAATCTGGCCGGTGTGAGGCGGTTCGACATGGCTGTCATGTTCATGTCCAACGCTGAGAAGAAAG TTCTACAAGAATTGTTTGACTTTCTTCGTCAAGCTGGACTTGAGGACGCTTCAGTAGGAGCCCTGCAAAAKAAGTATGGAGTGTGA
- the LOC111951464 gene encoding RNA polymerase II-associated protein 3 isoform X2 — protein sequence MMSWRRTQTENDSMVGMSENKSIELQLQMRQNAEDLHNFMKDLDSWETDIKRKDEQLRTGSVGESQKSVPPVRNKGYKKKREKKKASDNNAKTEPKQARRIKSHDYQSWDKFDVDKVLESMDKEDSAAESNDSESEDSGVPATDQDKGSQLFKEGKYDDAIECYTRGMGADPYNPVLPTNRAACFFRLKKFAVAESDCNLSIALDSNYFKAFARRGASRFALQNYESALEDYVMVLKLDPGNLEAQNEVMKCKEVIAKLGGKAESPEAAVDVKQQQLMEEQQRRQEAVVQKDRGNAYFKEGKYEAAVEYYTKGMKADSTNVLLPANRAMAYLKLQRYKEAEEDGSKAIALDGTYSKAFARRGTARAALGLLKQAKEDFEEVLKLEPGNKQAFHEMKKIAIDMGTSGLLATEEHAQRRTVQPINKPPHLQSTKPLSRVDIEEVCGKILVQEESSAVLTSTTAPRVRPQKTTSIADTXREGQASPPSTSPSAKILKIEETSNVPSHSPVKGPEGYAVRAQTQQHREATVSEPTEPPATPSTELVPPAPTNSFQLEADLRKIGNGPEVIYKYLKQIQPQAYAKIFQSSLEPDMLNQILRTLQSFYIKNEEPPVMLEILRNLAGVRRFDMAVMFMSNAEKKVLQELFDFLRQAGLEDASVGALQXKYGV from the exons ATGATGTCATGGCGCCGAACACAAACAGAAAACGACAGTATG GTAGGCATGTCTGAAAACAAATCCATTGAACTCCAACTGCAAATGCGACAAAATGCAGAGGACCTGCATAACTTCATGAAAGATCTTGACAGCTGGGAAACTGACATAAAGAGGAAGGATGAGCAACTAAGAACTGGGAGCGTTGGCGAGTCTCAA AAAAGCGTCCCACCAGTGCGAAACAAGGGCTACaaaaagaagagggagaaaaagaaggCATCAGACAACAATGCAAAGACTGAACCAAAACAAGCACGCAGGATAAAGTCTCATGACTATCAGTCATGGGACAAATTTGATGTG GACAAGGTATTGGAGTCCATGGATAAAGAGGACAGTGCTGCTGAGTCCAATGACTCTGAGTCTGAGGATTCTGGGGTTCCGGCTACTGACCAAGACAAG GGTAGTCAGCTGTTCAAAGAAGGGAAGTATGATGATGCCATTGAGTGTTACACCAGAGGCATGGGTGCAGACCCTTATAACCCCGTTCTGCCTACAAACCGAGCTGCCTGCTTCTTCAGACTCAAAAA GTTTGCTGTTGCCGAGTCTGACTGCAACTTGTCCATCGCTCTGGACAGTAACTACTTCAAAGCATTTGCACGAAGAGGAGCGTCTCGATTCGCCCTGCAAAATTATGAATCTGCCCTAGAAG ATTATGTAATGGTTCTCAAGCTGGATCCTGGAAACCTGGAGGCACAGAATGAAGTGATGAAATGCAAAGAG GTCATTGCTAAACTGGGTGGAAAGGCAGAAAGCCCAGAGGCTGCGGTGGATGTCAAGCAACAGCAGCTCATGGAGGAacagcagaggagacaggaggcgGTGGTGCAGAAAGACAGG GGGAATGCATACTTCAAAGAGGGGAAGTATGAGGCAGCAGTAGAGTACTACACCAAGGGCATGAAAGCGGACAGCACCAACGTCCTCCTGCCTGCCAACCGGGCCATGGCTTACTTAAAGCTGCAGAG ATATAAAGAGGCTGAGGAGGACGGCAGTAAAGCAATAGCCCTGGATGGCACCTATTCAAAGGCCTTTGCCCGCAGAGGGACAGCCAGGGCTGCTCTGGGACTGCTCAAACAAGCTAAAGAAG ATTTTGAGGAGGTCCTGAAGCTGGAACCAGGAAACAAGCAGGCATTTCATGAGATGAAGAAGATTGCAATT GACATGGGCACCAGTGGTCTGCTGGCAACAGAAGAGCATGCACAGCGGAGAACAGTACAGCCAATTAACAAACCACCTCACCTGCAGTCAACC AAGCCATTGAGTAGAGTGGACATTGAAGAGGTTTGTGGAAAGATCCTGGTCCAGGAGGAGTCCTCGGCTGTGTTGACTTCAACCACAGCCCCCCGTGTTAGGCCCCAGAAGACCACCTCCATTGCAGACACCKTGAGAGAGGGTCAGGCCTcacccccctctacctcccccaGTGCTAAGATCCTGAAGATTGAAGAAACATCAAACGTCCCCTCACATTCCCCTGTCAA AGGGCCTGAGGGGTATGCTGTGAGAGCACAGACACAGCAGCACAGGGAGGCAACTGTCAGTGAACCAACAGAACCGCCTGCTACACCCTCAACTGAGCTCGTACCTCCTGCCCCCACCAACAGCTTCCAGCTAGAGGCAGACCTAAGGAAGATTGGAAATGGCCCTGAAGTTATCTACAAGTATTTGAAG cAAATCCAGCCTCAGGCTTACGCAAAGATCTTCCAGAGCTCTCTTGAACCAGACATGCTCAATCAGATTCTAAGGACGTTACAAAGCTTCTACATCAA GAATGAAGAGCCACCTGTCATGCTGGAGATCCTCAGGAATCTGGCCGGTGTGAGGCGGTTCGACATGGCTGTCATGTTCATGTCCAACGCTGAGAAGAAAG TTCTACAAGAATTGTTTGACTTTCTTCGTCAAGCTGGACTTGAGGACGCTTCAGTAGGAGCCCTGCAAAAKAAGTATGGAGTGTGA
- the LOC111951464 gene encoding RNA polymerase II-associated protein 3 isoform X1, translated as MMSWRRTQTENDSMVGMSENKSIELQLQMRQNAEDLHNFMKDLDSWETDIKRKDEQLRTGSVGESQKSVPPVRNKGYKKKREKKKASDNNAKTEPKQARRIKSHDYQSWDKFDVDKVLESMDKEDSAAESNDSESEDSGVPATDQDKVLAEKEKGSQLFKEGKYDDAIECYTRGMGADPYNPVLPTNRAACFFRLKKFAVAESDCNLSIALDSNYFKAFARRGASRFALQNYESALEDYVMVLKLDPGNLEAQNEVMKCKEVIAKLGGKAESPEAAVDVKQQQLMEEQQRRQEAVVQKDRGNAYFKEGKYEAAVEYYTKGMKADSTNVLLPANRAMAYLKLQRYKEAEEDGSKAIALDGTYSKAFARRGTARAALGLLKQAKEDFEEVLKLEPGNKQAFHEMKKIAIDMGTSGLLATEEHAQRRTVQPINKPPHLQSTKPLSRVDIEEVCGKILVQEESSAVLTSTTAPRVRPQKTTSIADTXREGQASPPSTSPSAKILKIEETSNVPSHSPVKGPEGYAVRAQTQQHREATVSEPTEPPATPSTELVPPAPTNSFQLEADLRKIGNGPEVIYKYLKQIQPQAYAKIFQSSLEPDMLNQILRTLQSFYIKNEEPPVMLEILRNLAGVRRFDMAVMFMSNAEKKVLQELFDFLRQAGLEDASVGALQXKYGV; from the exons ATGATGTCATGGCGCCGAACACAAACAGAAAACGACAGTATG GTAGGCATGTCTGAAAACAAATCCATTGAACTCCAACTGCAAATGCGACAAAATGCAGAGGACCTGCATAACTTCATGAAAGATCTTGACAGCTGGGAAACTGACATAAAGAGGAAGGATGAGCAACTAAGAACTGGGAGCGTTGGCGAGTCTCAA AAAAGCGTCCCACCAGTGCGAAACAAGGGCTACaaaaagaagagggagaaaaagaaggCATCAGACAACAATGCAAAGACTGAACCAAAACAAGCACGCAGGATAAAGTCTCATGACTATCAGTCATGGGACAAATTTGATGTG GACAAGGTATTGGAGTCCATGGATAAAGAGGACAGTGCTGCTGAGTCCAATGACTCTGAGTCTGAGGATTCTGGGGTTCCGGCTACTGACCAAGACAAGGTGCTTGCTGAGAAGGAGAAA GGTAGTCAGCTGTTCAAAGAAGGGAAGTATGATGATGCCATTGAGTGTTACACCAGAGGCATGGGTGCAGACCCTTATAACCCCGTTCTGCCTACAAACCGAGCTGCCTGCTTCTTCAGACTCAAAAA GTTTGCTGTTGCCGAGTCTGACTGCAACTTGTCCATCGCTCTGGACAGTAACTACTTCAAAGCATTTGCACGAAGAGGAGCGTCTCGATTCGCCCTGCAAAATTATGAATCTGCCCTAGAAG ATTATGTAATGGTTCTCAAGCTGGATCCTGGAAACCTGGAGGCACAGAATGAAGTGATGAAATGCAAAGAG GTCATTGCTAAACTGGGTGGAAAGGCAGAAAGCCCAGAGGCTGCGGTGGATGTCAAGCAACAGCAGCTCATGGAGGAacagcagaggagacaggaggcgGTGGTGCAGAAAGACAGG GGGAATGCATACTTCAAAGAGGGGAAGTATGAGGCAGCAGTAGAGTACTACACCAAGGGCATGAAAGCGGACAGCACCAACGTCCTCCTGCCTGCCAACCGGGCCATGGCTTACTTAAAGCTGCAGAG ATATAAAGAGGCTGAGGAGGACGGCAGTAAAGCAATAGCCCTGGATGGCACCTATTCAAAGGCCTTTGCCCGCAGAGGGACAGCCAGGGCTGCTCTGGGACTGCTCAAACAAGCTAAAGAAG ATTTTGAGGAGGTCCTGAAGCTGGAACCAGGAAACAAGCAGGCATTTCATGAGATGAAGAAGATTGCAATT GACATGGGCACCAGTGGTCTGCTGGCAACAGAAGAGCATGCACAGCGGAGAACAGTACAGCCAATTAACAAACCACCTCACCTGCAGTCAACC AAGCCATTGAGTAGAGTGGACATTGAAGAGGTTTGTGGAAAGATCCTGGTCCAGGAGGAGTCCTCGGCTGTGTTGACTTCAACCACAGCCCCCCGTGTTAGGCCCCAGAAGACCACCTCCATTGCAGACACCKTGAGAGAGGGTCAGGCCTcacccccctctacctcccccaGTGCTAAGATCCTGAAGATTGAAGAAACATCAAACGTCCCCTCACATTCCCCTGTCAA AGGGCCTGAGGGGTATGCTGTGAGAGCACAGACACAGCAGCACAGGGAGGCAACTGTCAGTGAACCAACAGAACCGCCTGCTACACCCTCAACTGAGCTCGTACCTCCTGCCCCCACCAACAGCTTCCAGCTAGAGGCAGACCTAAGGAAGATTGGAAATGGCCCTGAAGTTATCTACAAGTATTTGAAG cAAATCCAGCCTCAGGCTTACGCAAAGATCTTCCAGAGCTCTCTTGAACCAGACATGCTCAATCAGATTCTAAGGACGTTACAAAGCTTCTACATCAA GAATGAAGAGCCACCTGTCATGCTGGAGATCCTCAGGAATCTGGCCGGTGTGAGGCGGTTCGACATGGCTGTCATGTTCATGTCCAACGCTGAGAAGAAAG TTCTACAAGAATTGTTTGACTTTCTTCGTCAAGCTGGACTTGAGGACGCTTCAGTAGGAGCCCTGCAAAAKAAGTATGGAGTGTGA